In Hyphomicrobiaceae bacterium, the following are encoded in one genomic region:
- a CDS encoding DsbA family protein, protein MFDLKLSAVAYSRRAVLTLAAVAAATGLLTTMLPGSALAQRQKGPAEVPVEELMKPGVLADVSLGPADAKVTVVEYASLTCPHCAHFTNEVFPEFRKKYIDTGKIHYIFRGFALNPLDQAAQMLVQCLGGEKRMSMIEAFFAKQADWAFTQGNPVPKLFDLAKQAGFTQESFDTCLKDQKLLDNLEADRKHSSEAFGISSTPTFFINGKRLQEAATMEAFDKVIEPLLK, encoded by the coding sequence GTGTTCGACCTCAAGCTTTCAGCTGTCGCGTACTCGCGCCGCGCCGTGCTCACTCTCGCAGCCGTCGCCGCCGCGACTGGCTTGCTGACCACCATGCTGCCCGGTAGCGCCCTCGCTCAGCGCCAGAAAGGTCCGGCTGAAGTGCCGGTCGAAGAACTGATGAAACCCGGCGTTTTGGCGGACGTCTCACTTGGACCGGCAGACGCCAAAGTCACCGTCGTTGAATATGCCTCGCTGACCTGTCCGCACTGTGCACACTTCACCAACGAAGTGTTCCCAGAATTCCGTAAGAAGTACATCGATACCGGCAAGATTCACTACATTTTCCGCGGTTTCGCGCTCAACCCGCTTGATCAGGCCGCGCAGATGCTCGTGCAGTGCCTCGGCGGCGAAAAGCGCATGAGCATGATCGAGGCTTTCTTCGCCAAGCAGGCCGATTGGGCGTTCACCCAAGGCAACCCCGTGCCCAAGCTGTTCGACCTCGCCAAGCAGGCCGGCTTCACGCAGGAATCGTTCGACACCTGCCTGAAAGACCAGAAGCTGCTGGATAATCTCGAAGCCGACCGTAAGCACTCCAGCGAGGCCTTCGGCATCAGCTCGACGCCGACATTCTTCATCAACGGCAAGCGGCTTCAGGAAGCGGCGACCATGGAAGCATTCGACAAGGTCATCGAGCCGTTGTTGAAGTAG
- a CDS encoding DsbA family protein, protein MPAPFGEPQTATAAREVIANPTVADVMAPSPLPEMSWGSATAPVTIVQYASLTCPYCRRFHKEVFPQLKSTYIDTGKVRYILREFPIGKTSGAATIALRCAPPEKYLELYGLFLDQQPAWVSQEVRPDAIFAVAQQVGMTRAQFDACRENHVMIENLKWVKERGRKLGIIGTPNFFVGNKLYKRVLTMDDIRALVEQPQPNNDAAMAAQPAGAN, encoded by the coding sequence ATGCCAGCCCCGTTTGGCGAGCCCCAGACAGCAACGGCGGCACGCGAAGTTATCGCCAATCCGACCGTCGCCGACGTGATGGCGCCGAGCCCTCTGCCCGAGATGTCGTGGGGCAGCGCGACAGCGCCCGTCACGATCGTGCAGTACGCCTCCTTGACGTGCCCCTATTGCCGGCGCTTCCACAAGGAGGTTTTTCCACAGCTAAAAAGCACCTACATCGACACCGGCAAGGTGCGCTACATCCTGCGGGAATTCCCGATTGGAAAGACCTCCGGCGCGGCAACGATTGCACTTCGCTGTGCTCCGCCCGAGAAATACCTCGAACTTTACGGCCTTTTTCTCGATCAGCAGCCCGCCTGGGTCTCGCAGGAAGTCCGACCCGACGCCATTTTCGCCGTCGCGCAACAGGTGGGGATGACTCGGGCGCAGTTTGACGCTTGCCGCGAGAATCACGTCATGATCGAGAATCTCAAGTGGGTCAAAGAGCGTGGGCGCAAGCTCGGCATAATCGGTACGCCGAACTTCTTCGTCGGCAACAAGCTCTACAAGCGCGTACTGACGATGGATGACATTCGCGCGTTGGTGGAGCAGCCGCAGCCAAATAACGATGCGGCGATGGCAGCTCAACCGGCAGGCGCCAACTGA
- the smc gene encoding chromosome segregation protein SMC: MKITRLRLLGFKSFVEPTELLIEPGLTGVVGPNGCGKSNLLEALRWAMGESSHKSMRAAAMDDVIFSGTTSRPARNSAEVTMFLDNSARKAPAELNGEDVLEITRRIEREAGSAYRINGKEVRARDVKVLFEDASTGARSPALVRQGQIGEIVNSKPEHRRRILEDAAGIAGLHTRRHEAELRLKSAEANLARLNDILGQMNSQAESLKRQARQARRYKEISTEIRRAEALMLHLSWSAAQQTVNAEESALAQAMMQLGAAAEAESRAFNEEVALAETVPPLREQEAIKAAALARLKIERENLDREAERATTRAKELQARARQFETDLARENSFITEAQETLVRLEADLDAQRDAEMTENAQEETAREKVDEAEERRSETETRFAEITHKAAEVRARLRSLEAELTERKEVVNKISHQIESLDAQIKQIEENAPDAQRVSHIAEAGQLLASEITEIEAQAIAAEEASKVAQSEARARRDEAARVRLAANAFSTERETIAKLLSPANEGGFPPVVDQIRVAPGYETALGAALGDDLDAPIAPEASIHWRTLDVGLEDHALPADAEPLVMHVEAPPELTRRLRQIGVIAREHGARLQPHLKPGQRLVSREGDLWRWDGFVAAADGVTPAAQRLAQKNRLLELDRRAAEVLAQAKDTIDAERAAAEAAQRAEAEERRLRQLWREKQGELARTREQLTVLEKSAREADTRLAAANAQRARADEELTRAQSRHVEIEAQIVTLSEGEDLEPQLREAQAGAENARKAVSEARLLLASLERDRQIRVERIRHVTADITRWKGRQENAKTQIESLTARLEEARTELETYADLPERIAKHRENLLSELSRADTERQQAADKLVEAEAAMKSATQVLREAQTQVTCAREAKARIEAKLENARQRRQDEARRIRETFEVAPENCLSLAALEAGTQLPELADVDRQLTRLKTDRERLGGVNLQADEDLTELSTQLDSMQSERNDVDESIAKLRGAISQLNKEGKTRLDEAFKTVNGHFERLFTHLFGGGEARLEMIESPEDPLEGGLEIIAKPPGKKPATLSLLSGGEQTLTALSLIFAVFLTNPSPICVLDEVDAPLDDANVDRFCRLMEHMATDTATRFLVITHHPMTMARMNRLFGVTMAEKGVSQLVSVDLQTAQSFREAV; this comes from the coding sequence ATGAAAATTACGCGACTGCGGTTGCTGGGCTTCAAATCGTTCGTCGAACCGACCGAGCTTTTGATCGAGCCCGGGCTTACCGGTGTTGTCGGCCCTAATGGCTGCGGGAAATCCAACCTGCTTGAAGCCCTCCGCTGGGCCATGGGCGAAAGCTCGCACAAGTCCATGCGCGCAGCCGCTATGGATGACGTGATCTTCTCCGGCACCACCAGCCGTCCGGCGCGCAACAGCGCCGAAGTCACGATGTTCCTCGACAATTCGGCGCGCAAGGCCCCCGCCGAGTTGAATGGCGAAGATGTGCTGGAAATCACCCGCCGAATCGAACGCGAGGCGGGCTCGGCCTATCGCATCAACGGAAAGGAAGTGCGTGCGCGCGACGTAAAGGTTCTGTTCGAAGATGCCTCGACTGGCGCGCGTTCGCCAGCGCTCGTACGTCAGGGCCAAATCGGCGAGATCGTCAATTCGAAGCCCGAACACCGCCGCCGGATTCTGGAAGACGCAGCCGGCATCGCAGGCCTTCACACACGCCGCCACGAGGCCGAGCTTCGTTTGAAGTCCGCGGAAGCCAATCTCGCACGGTTAAACGACATTCTGGGCCAGATGAATTCGCAAGCCGAGAGCCTCAAACGGCAGGCCCGGCAGGCGCGCCGTTACAAGGAGATCTCTACCGAGATCCGCAGGGCCGAAGCTCTTATGCTGCATCTTTCCTGGAGCGCAGCACAACAAACGGTCAACGCCGAGGAAAGCGCGCTGGCACAGGCTATGATGCAACTCGGCGCAGCCGCCGAAGCAGAATCCAGGGCTTTCAACGAAGAAGTGGCGTTGGCTGAAACCGTCCCGCCGTTGCGCGAGCAGGAAGCCATCAAGGCGGCCGCGCTCGCACGCCTCAAGATCGAGCGCGAAAATCTTGATCGCGAGGCCGAACGCGCCACGACGCGCGCCAAGGAATTGCAGGCACGCGCCCGCCAGTTCGAGACCGATCTCGCGCGTGAAAACAGCTTCATCACGGAGGCGCAAGAAACCCTCGTTCGCCTGGAAGCCGATCTGGACGCGCAGCGTGACGCTGAGATGACCGAAAACGCGCAGGAAGAGACCGCGCGCGAGAAGGTCGATGAGGCTGAAGAACGCCGCAGCGAGACCGAGACGCGGTTTGCCGAGATTACGCACAAGGCTGCGGAAGTTCGTGCTAGATTGAGGAGCCTGGAGGCGGAACTCACCGAGCGCAAGGAGGTCGTGAACAAGATCTCCCACCAGATCGAAAGCCTGGATGCGCAAATCAAGCAGATCGAAGAGAACGCACCTGACGCGCAGAGGGTCTCCCATATCGCCGAAGCCGGGCAGCTGTTGGCTTCCGAGATCACCGAGATCGAGGCTCAGGCCATCGCTGCAGAAGAAGCAAGCAAGGTCGCACAATCGGAAGCACGCGCACGGCGCGACGAGGCTGCGCGTGTGAGGCTTGCGGCCAATGCTTTTTCGACCGAGCGCGAAACCATCGCCAAGTTGCTGTCCCCCGCAAACGAGGGTGGCTTTCCGCCCGTCGTTGATCAAATCAGGGTCGCGCCCGGCTACGAAACCGCACTCGGCGCGGCACTTGGAGATGATCTCGATGCGCCAATTGCGCCCGAGGCAAGTATTCATTGGCGCACACTCGATGTCGGTCTCGAAGACCACGCCTTGCCGGCTGATGCCGAACCGCTCGTTATGCACGTCGAGGCCCCGCCGGAGTTGACGCGCCGCCTGCGCCAGATTGGCGTTATCGCGCGCGAACACGGTGCACGCCTGCAACCGCATCTAAAACCCGGTCAGCGCCTTGTTTCGCGCGAAGGCGACCTGTGGCGGTGGGACGGCTTTGTTGCCGCCGCTGACGGCGTAACGCCCGCAGCTCAGCGGCTTGCGCAAAAGAACCGCTTGCTTGAACTCGACCGGCGCGCGGCCGAGGTTCTCGCCCAAGCCAAGGATACAATCGATGCAGAACGCGCGGCGGCCGAGGCTGCCCAGCGGGCCGAGGCTGAAGAGCGCCGACTACGTCAGCTTTGGCGCGAGAAGCAAGGCGAACTTGCTAGGACTCGCGAACAGCTGACCGTGCTTGAGAAGAGCGCGCGTGAGGCCGACACACGCCTTGCTGCTGCCAACGCTCAGCGCGCACGAGCCGACGAAGAGTTGACCCGCGCGCAGTCGCGCCACGTCGAGATCGAGGCGCAGATCGTGACCTTGAGCGAAGGAGAGGATCTGGAGCCGCAGCTGCGCGAAGCACAAGCCGGAGCGGAAAACGCCCGCAAGGCTGTGTCGGAAGCTCGATTGCTGCTGGCTAGCCTGGAGCGCGACCGGCAAATCCGAGTGGAGCGCATTCGCCACGTCACCGCCGACATCACGCGCTGGAAGGGGCGTCAGGAAAACGCCAAGACCCAGATAGAATCGCTCACCGCGCGGCTGGAAGAGGCCCGCACCGAGCTCGAAACCTACGCCGATCTACCTGAGAGGATCGCGAAGCATCGTGAAAACCTGCTTTCGGAACTCTCGCGCGCCGACACGGAGCGCCAGCAGGCCGCGGACAAACTGGTCGAAGCTGAGGCCGCCATGAAATCAGCTACCCAAGTGCTGCGCGAGGCTCAGACGCAAGTCACCTGCGCCCGCGAAGCGAAGGCGCGCATTGAGGCCAAACTTGAAAACGCGCGTCAGCGACGGCAGGACGAGGCGCGCCGCATTCGCGAAACCTTCGAAGTTGCGCCGGAGAACTGTCTGTCGCTTGCGGCACTTGAAGCCGGCACCCAGTTGCCCGAACTCGCCGACGTTGACCGGCAGCTTACGAGACTGAAGACGGACCGCGAGCGCCTTGGCGGGGTCAACCTACAGGCCGACGAAGACCTCACCGAGCTTTCTACGCAGCTTGACAGCATGCAGAGCGAACGCAACGATGTTGACGAGTCGATTGCGAAGTTGCGCGGCGCCATCTCTCAGCTGAACAAGGAAGGCAAGACGCGGCTCGACGAAGCCTTCAAGACCGTCAACGGCCACTTCGAACGGCTGTTCACACACCTGTTCGGTGGTGGCGAGGCACGCCTGGAGATGATCGAAAGCCCTGAAGATCCTCTGGAAGGCGGGCTTGAGATTATTGCCAAGCCGCCAGGTAAGAAGCCTGCAACGCTTTCGTTGCTTTCAGGCGGTGAGCAGACATTGACGGCTTTGTCGCTGATCTTCGCGGTGTTCCTGACCAATCCATCACCCATCTGCGTGCTGGACGAAGTCGATGCACCGCTTGACGACGCCAACGTGGACCGCTTTTGCCGTCTGATGGAGCACATGGCGACCGACACCGCCACGCGTTTCCTGGTCATCACACATCACCCGATGACAATGGCACGCATGAACCGGCTGTTCGGCGTCACCATGGCCGAAAAGGGCGTCTCGCAGCTCGTTTCAGTAGATTTGCAGACGGCGCAGAGCTTCCGCGAGGCGGTCTAA
- a CDS encoding AtpZ/AtpI family protein has product MSGEGKGQEPGRGEISPEDREAIRQRSQDIGRKLDAVKARSRQDDADEENRRRGAAFGQAFRYAAELVVGVGVGGFIGWLLDQQFGSAPWMLVLFVIIGFAAGLLNVIRAAQKAQAENVALQKAAPSVVDDDDEKDN; this is encoded by the coding sequence ATGTCTGGTGAAGGCAAGGGCCAAGAGCCCGGACGTGGTGAAATCAGTCCCGAGGATCGCGAAGCCATCCGGCAGCGCTCCCAAGACATCGGCCGAAAGCTGGACGCCGTTAAGGCACGCTCCCGCCAAGACGATGCCGACGAGGAGAACCGCCGCCGGGGTGCAGCCTTCGGCCAAGCGTTTCGTTACGCGGCTGAATTGGTGGTGGGCGTTGGCGTCGGTGGGTTTATCGGTTGGCTATTGGACCAGCAATTCGGTTCAGCGCCATGGATGCTGGTTTTGTTCGTTATCATCGGCTTCGCAGCGGGTCTTCTTAATGTGATCCGCGCGGCTCAAAAAGCCCAGGCGGAGAACGTCGCTCTTCAGAAAGCGGCACCCTCGGTGGTGGATGACGACGACGAGAAGGACAACTAG